A portion of the Mesobacillus sp. AQ2 genome contains these proteins:
- a CDS encoding DUF1934 domain-containing protein, protein MSTGPAEQTPVKVTVKTAIYSGSEKDTFELTTFGRYYKKANSSYLQYDEVMEEGDVHTTVKISGDEVLILRSGAIKMRLHFLLNKKTPGNYKTPYGLLETSALTKRLDLDFNEEKQEGHVDLLYEMAIQGASAGTYHMTIKYKEEGK, encoded by the coding sequence GTGTCAACTGGACCCGCTGAACAGACTCCTGTAAAGGTGACGGTGAAAACGGCAATTTATAGTGGCAGTGAGAAGGATACTTTTGAATTGACCACTTTTGGCCGATACTATAAAAAGGCGAACAGCTCGTACCTCCAGTATGATGAAGTGATGGAGGAAGGGGATGTTCATACGACGGTGAAAATTTCAGGAGATGAAGTGCTGATCCTGCGCAGCGGTGCAATCAAGATGAGGCTTCATTTTCTGCTGAATAAAAAAACCCCTGGCAATTACAAGACGCCATACGGTCTGCTCGAGACTTCTGCGCTGACGAAGCGTCTTGATCTGGATTTTAACGAGGAAAAGCAGGAGGGCCATGTGGACTTGCTGTATGAAATGGCGATCCAGGGCGCGAGTGCAGGTACATACCATATGACGATTAAATATAAGGAGGAAGGCAAATGA
- the uvsE gene encoding UV DNA damage repair endonuclease UvsE produces MIIRLGYVSTAISLWDASPSKALTFARYGQLPEEERYEKLLSVTYQNLLNTERMIHYNIAHDIPLYRFSSSIAPLATHPEVKWDFVTPFREKWLEIGALVKKHELRTSFHPNQYTLFTSPREKVTANAIIDMEYHYGMLEAMGLENNALINIHIGGAYGNKEETILRFHENFAKLPPHIKAITTLENDDKTYNSEETLKACKKEDVPFMFDYHHHMANLCEEPLEKLLPEGFTTWERIGMKPKVHISSPKSEKAYRSHADYVDPEFILPLIDILRSIGQDVDFMIEAKEKDKAALRLVEDLAKIRGVKRIGGAVLEWK; encoded by the coding sequence ATGATCATTCGGCTAGGATATGTATCCACCGCCATCAGCCTATGGGATGCATCTCCCTCCAAGGCACTTACGTTTGCCAGATACGGGCAGCTGCCTGAGGAGGAGCGGTATGAAAAATTGCTTTCCGTTACCTATCAAAATCTCTTGAACACCGAAAGAATGATTCATTACAATATCGCCCATGACATTCCTTTATACCGCTTTTCCAGCTCGATCGCCCCGCTGGCGACCCATCCGGAGGTCAAGTGGGATTTTGTCACACCTTTTCGTGAAAAATGGCTGGAAATCGGTGCGTTGGTGAAAAAGCATGAGCTGCGCACAAGCTTCCATCCTAACCAGTATACGCTGTTCACTTCCCCGAGGGAGAAAGTGACGGCCAATGCCATCATCGATATGGAATATCACTACGGAATGCTCGAAGCAATGGGATTGGAAAACAACGCACTCATCAATATCCATATTGGCGGGGCTTACGGAAACAAAGAAGAGACAATTTTGCGTTTTCATGAAAACTTCGCAAAACTGCCTCCCCATATCAAGGCAATCACCACCCTTGAAAACGATGATAAAACCTATAATTCTGAAGAAACATTGAAGGCTTGTAAAAAAGAGGACGTGCCATTCATGTTCGATTATCACCATCACATGGCAAACCTCTGTGAAGAGCCTCTTGAAAAATTGCTTCCTGAAGGTTTCACGACCTGGGAACGGATCGGGATGAAGCCGAAGGTCCACATTTCCTCACCGAAATCGGAAAAAGCCTACCGGTCACATGCCGATTACGTGGATCCGGAATTCATCCTTCCGCTGATCGATATTTTACGGAGTATAGGCCAGGACGTCGATTTCATGATCGAAGCGAAGGAGAAGGACAAAGCCGCGCTTAGGCTCGTCGAGGATTTGGCGAAAATCCGCGGAGTGAAGCGGATTGGCGGGGCTGTTTTGGAGTGGAAGTGA
- a CDS encoding putative holin-like toxin, translating to MVTYEAMNLMVSFATLIVAVIAIGISSNKKK from the coding sequence ATGGTTACGTATGAAGCAATGAACTTGATGGTGAGCTTCGCCACGCTTATCGTTGCCGTAATCGCCATAGGTATTTCTTCTAATAAAAAGAAGTAA
- a CDS encoding short-chain fatty acid transporter, whose product MKMLVSFFNRLMQRYLPDPFLFVIILTFVVFGLGLIFTDSGPYQMAQHWGGGFWSLLTFSMQMVLVLVTGHVLASSNIFKKGLGALASLAKSPGQAIVIVTVVSMIASLINWGFGLVIGALFAKELAKKIQNVDYRLLIASAYGGFIVWHGGISGSIPLTIATEGHFSQDLIGIIPTDQTIFAGFNLLIILILLIVLPVVNRMMMPSKDQTVMVDPVLLEADVQAAAIEQGAMTPAEKLENSRIISLLIGIMGLVFLFYYFATNGFKLNLDIVNFLFLFLGILFHGTPKRFLDAVVNAVKGASGIIIQFPFYAGIMGMMTASGLAAVMSEGFVSISNEFTFPFFTFLSAGLVNFFVPSGGGQWAVQAPVMLDAAQTLGVSIPKTAMAVAWGDAWTNLIQPFWALPALAIAGLKAKDIMGYCVLMLVVSGVVISAGMLFF is encoded by the coding sequence ATGAAAATGTTGGTTTCTTTTTTCAACCGCCTGATGCAGCGGTATTTGCCTGATCCATTTCTTTTTGTCATTATCCTAACTTTTGTTGTATTTGGATTGGGCCTTATTTTTACTGACAGTGGTCCTTATCAAATGGCCCAGCATTGGGGCGGCGGCTTCTGGAGCCTGCTGACGTTCTCGATGCAGATGGTGCTCGTGCTTGTGACAGGGCATGTTCTCGCGAGCAGCAATATCTTTAAAAAAGGATTGGGTGCGCTGGCATCGCTGGCGAAATCGCCGGGGCAGGCGATTGTGATCGTCACGGTCGTTTCAATGATCGCAAGCTTGATCAACTGGGGATTTGGTCTGGTCATAGGTGCTCTATTCGCGAAAGAGCTGGCGAAAAAGATTCAAAATGTCGACTACAGACTGTTAATTGCAAGCGCTTACGGGGGCTTCATCGTCTGGCATGGCGGCATCTCTGGTTCGATTCCGCTGACGATTGCGACGGAGGGGCACTTCTCCCAGGATCTGATTGGAATCATCCCGACTGACCAGACGATTTTTGCAGGCTTCAATCTTTTGATTATCTTAATCTTGCTTATCGTCTTGCCGGTAGTTAACCGAATGATGATGCCATCTAAGGATCAAACAGTGATGGTCGATCCTGTATTGCTTGAAGCGGATGTTCAGGCAGCGGCAATTGAGCAGGGAGCGATGACACCTGCAGAAAAACTGGAAAACAGCAGAATCATTTCTTTATTGATTGGAATAATGGGCCTTGTTTTCCTGTTTTACTATTTTGCAACAAACGGATTCAAGCTAAATCTCGATATAGTTAACTTCTTGTTCCTATTCCTCGGAATCCTGTTCCATGGAACGCCAAAGCGATTCCTTGACGCGGTGGTGAATGCGGTAAAAGGGGCAAGCGGAATCATCATCCAATTCCCTTTCTACGCGGGGATCATGGGTATGATGACAGCTTCTGGCCTGGCAGCGGTCATGTCGGAAGGCTTCGTGTCGATTTCGAATGAATTCACCTTCCCGTTCTTCACCTTCCTGAGCGCGGGACTAGTCAACTTCTTTGTACCGTCTGGCGGAGGACAATGGGCAGTCCAGGCGCCTGTCATGCTTGACGCAGCACAGACTCTTGGTGTTTCGATCCCAAAAACGGCGATGGCTGTTGCCTGGGGTGATGCATGGACCAACCTGATCCAGCCGTTCTGGGCACTGCCAGCACTGGCAATTGCCGGTTTGAAGGCAAAAGATATCATGGGATACTGTGTCCTCATGCTGGTTGTTTCAGGAGTTGTCATTTCAGCTGGAATGCTATTTTTCTAA
- the speB gene encoding agmatinase, producing the protein MRFDEAYSGNVFIGSHSNYGESKAVLYGMPMDWTVSYRPGSRFGPTRIREVSIGLEEYSPYLDREMADLNYFDAGDIPLPFGNAQKSLDLIEEYVDKLLAEEKFPLGMGGEHLVSWPVMKAFAKKYEDLAIIHFDAHTDLREHYEGEPLSHSTPIRKIAEHIGPKNVYSFGIRSGMKEEFEWAKEVGMHISKFEVLEPLKEVLPKLAERPVYVTIDIDVLDPAHAPGTGTVDAGGITSKELLASIHAIANSEVNVVGADLVEVAPIYDTSEMTANTASKIIREMLLGFVK; encoded by the coding sequence ATGCGTTTTGATGAAGCCTATTCTGGCAATGTGTTTATCGGCAGCCATTCAAACTATGGAGAAAGCAAGGCTGTCCTTTACGGAATGCCAATGGACTGGACTGTCAGCTACCGTCCGGGTTCACGTTTCGGCCCGACCCGCATCCGTGAGGTATCGATCGGCCTTGAAGAATACAGCCCGTATCTTGACCGCGAGATGGCAGACCTTAACTACTTCGATGCAGGAGACATCCCGCTGCCATTCGGTAATGCCCAGAAGAGCCTTGATTTAATCGAGGAGTACGTGGACAAGCTTTTGGCTGAGGAAAAATTCCCGCTTGGAATGGGCGGCGAGCACCTCGTGTCATGGCCGGTCATGAAGGCATTCGCGAAAAAGTATGAAGACCTTGCCATCATTCACTTTGATGCACACACTGACCTGCGTGAGCATTATGAGGGCGAGCCATTGTCACACTCCACGCCAATCCGTAAGATCGCTGAGCACATCGGACCGAAGAATGTTTATTCATTCGGGATCCGTTCAGGGATGAAGGAAGAATTCGAATGGGCCAAGGAAGTGGGCATGCATATTTCTAAGTTTGAGGTTCTTGAACCGTTGAAGGAAGTATTGCCGAAGCTTGCTGAGCGTCCGGTTTATGTGACGATCGATATCGATGTTCTTGACCCGGCTCACGCTCCTGGAACAGGAACGGTTGACGCTGGCGGCATCACTTCCAAGGAACTGCTGGCTTCCATCCATGCGATCGCAAACTCTGAAGTCAATGTAGTAGGAGCCGACCTTGTGGAAGTAGCGCCAATCTACGATACATCCGAAATGACCGCAAACACAGCTAGCAAAATCATACGTGAAATGCTGCTTGGATTTGTAAAATAA
- the cls gene encoding cardiolipin synthase, whose translation MGIGWMIFWIIAGIALWVTADFLLGRKQHLANAKKYAFPERYSDLEIFAKGPELFEDLFSEIKKARQHIHILFYIIKDDKLSHEFVTLLKNKAQEGVEVRLLVDWIGSNLKRKTIKSLKAAGVQFAYTHIPKPPFLFYSSQVRNHRKITVIDGQIGYLGGFNIGDEYNDKNPKLSPWRDYHLKLTGEGIVDLQKEFLRDWQCASKVNLLQNKAYFPELQKGSIRQQFVPTEGDSLEDLIATLISEAKKSIIIGTPYFIPSKEVFEQLNAAISRGVSVTVLVPYKSDHILVKEASYRYLRSLLKDGADVYQYLKGFYHAKVVMIDDNICDIGTANFDQRSMFLNYELNCLVYDPSFIKKVKHILTEDMLDSHKASLADFSRANLFLSFKETAARTISFFL comes from the coding sequence TTTTCCAGAAAGGTATAGTGATCTGGAAATATTCGCAAAGGGACCAGAATTGTTCGAGGATTTATTTTCTGAAATTAAAAAGGCCAGACAGCACATTCATATTTTATTTTATATCATCAAAGATGATAAACTCAGCCACGAGTTCGTCACTTTATTGAAGAACAAAGCACAGGAGGGAGTTGAAGTTCGGCTTCTTGTAGATTGGATCGGAAGCAACTTGAAACGGAAGACGATCAAGTCCCTGAAGGCAGCGGGAGTGCAGTTCGCTTATACCCATATTCCGAAGCCTCCCTTTTTGTTCTATTCATCCCAGGTCCGCAACCATCGTAAGATTACGGTTATTGACGGACAAATCGGTTACCTTGGCGGCTTTAATATTGGGGATGAATATAATGACAAGAATCCAAAGCTTTCACCTTGGCGGGATTATCATTTGAAATTAACTGGTGAAGGGATTGTTGACTTGCAGAAAGAATTTTTACGTGACTGGCAATGTGCAAGCAAGGTGAACCTTCTCCAGAACAAAGCGTACTTTCCTGAGTTGCAAAAGGGATCGATTCGCCAGCAGTTCGTCCCAACCGAAGGTGATTCACTCGAAGACTTAATCGCCACGTTAATCAGCGAAGCAAAGAAATCCATCATCATCGGCACACCATATTTCATTCCAAGCAAAGAGGTATTTGAGCAATTAAATGCTGCGATTTCCCGGGGAGTGTCCGTTACGGTCCTTGTCCCATATAAGTCCGACCATATTCTCGTAAAAGAAGCATCGTACAGGTATTTACGTTCCCTCCTCAAGGATGGAGCCGATGTATATCAATATTTGAAGGGTTTTTATCATGCCAAAGTCGTGATGATCGATGACAATATTTGTGATATCGGAACAGCAAATTTTGATCAACGAAGCATGTTTTTAAATTATGAATTGAATTGCTTAGTTTATGACCCTTCTTTTATTAAAAAAGTGAAGCATATTCTCACTGAAGACATGTTGGATTCTCATAAAGCTTCACTTGCTGACTTCAGCCGCGCAAACCTGTTTTTATCATTCAAAGAAACAGCCGCAAGGACGATTTCATTTTTCCTATAG
- the argS gene encoding arginine--tRNA ligase: protein MNIVEQVQLKLKEEIKQAIIKANLAEEAQIPAVILETPKEKAHGDYSTNMAMQLARVAKKAPRQIAEQLIENFDKSKASIEKIEIAGPGFINFYMDNSYLTDLIPAILEAGDNYGESKVGNGEKIQVEFVSANPTGDLHLGHARGAAVGDTLCNVLAKAGYDVSREYYINDAGNQINNLALSVEARYFQALGMDKQMPEDGYHGADIIGIGQTLAEEFGDKYVNVPEQERFDAFREYGLKYEMEKLKQDLENFRVKFDVWYSETSLYQNGKIDVALEALRENGHIYEEDGATWFRSSELGDDKDRVLIKQDGSYTYLLPDIAYHKDKLERGFEKLINIWGADHHGYIPRMKAAIQALGYDRDALEVEIIQLVHLYKNGEKMKMSKRTGKAVTMRDLIDEVGLDAVRYFFAMRSADTHMDFDLDLAVSQSNENPVFYAQYAHARINSILRSAAEQGLIFDIEADFKHIQSEKEIDLLKKLGEFPLAVAEAAQKRMPHRISNYIFELASVFHSFYNAEKVLDLENKERTAARLSLIKTAQITLKNALELIGVSAPEKM, encoded by the coding sequence ATGAATATAGTTGAACAGGTTCAATTGAAGCTGAAGGAAGAAATCAAGCAGGCGATCATCAAGGCCAATCTTGCTGAAGAAGCGCAGATTCCGGCTGTGATCCTTGAAACGCCAAAGGAAAAAGCGCACGGTGACTACTCCACGAATATGGCGATGCAGCTTGCCCGCGTGGCGAAGAAAGCTCCGCGCCAGATCGCTGAACAATTGATCGAGAACTTTGATAAAAGCAAGGCATCCATTGAGAAAATTGAAATTGCCGGTCCGGGCTTCATCAATTTTTACATGGACAATAGCTATCTGACGGATTTGATTCCGGCAATCCTTGAAGCAGGGGATAACTATGGGGAATCAAAGGTAGGAAACGGCGAGAAAATCCAGGTTGAGTTCGTTTCGGCGAACCCGACTGGCGACCTACACCTTGGACATGCGCGCGGCGCGGCTGTCGGCGATACTTTGTGCAATGTGCTCGCTAAAGCGGGTTACGATGTTTCCCGTGAGTACTATATCAATGATGCCGGCAACCAGATCAATAACCTGGCGCTCTCTGTTGAGGCTCGCTATTTCCAGGCGCTTGGCATGGATAAGCAGATGCCTGAGGATGGCTACCATGGCGCTGACATCATTGGGATAGGCCAGACCCTGGCTGAAGAGTTTGGTGATAAGTATGTAAATGTTCCTGAACAGGAGCGTTTTGATGCTTTCCGTGAATATGGCCTGAAATATGAAATGGAAAAACTGAAGCAGGACCTTGAAAACTTCCGTGTTAAGTTCGATGTTTGGTACTCGGAAACATCTCTATATCAAAACGGCAAAATTGACGTGGCGCTTGAAGCATTGCGTGAAAATGGCCATATCTATGAGGAGGACGGCGCAACATGGTTCCGTTCATCAGAGCTTGGAGATGACAAGGACCGCGTGCTGATCAAGCAGGATGGCTCTTATACTTACCTGCTGCCTGATATTGCCTACCATAAAGACAAGCTTGAGCGCGGTTTTGAAAAGCTGATCAACATCTGGGGAGCAGACCACCACGGGTACATCCCGCGGATGAAGGCGGCGATCCAGGCATTGGGCTATGACCGTGATGCGCTTGAAGTCGAAATCATCCAGCTCGTCCACCTGTACAAGAATGGCGAAAAGATGAAGATGAGCAAGCGTACGGGTAAAGCGGTGACAATGCGTGATTTGATTGATGAAGTAGGCCTGGATGCAGTGCGTTACTTCTTCGCAATGAGAAGCGCTGATACTCACATGGACTTCGATCTTGACCTGGCCGTTTCCCAGTCAAACGAAAACCCGGTATTCTACGCACAATATGCTCACGCCCGCATTAACAGCATTCTGCGTTCTGCTGCAGAGCAAGGTTTGATTTTCGACATTGAAGCAGACTTCAAGCATATCCAATCCGAGAAGGAAATCGACCTGCTGAAAAAGCTGGGAGAATTCCCGCTGGCTGTTGCCGAAGCAGCCCAGAAGCGTATGCCGCATCGAATCTCTAACTACATTTTCGAACTGGCATCCGTATTCCACAGCTTCTACAACGCTGAAAAAGTACTGGATCTGGAGAATAAAGAAAGAACAGCAGCCCGTCTGTCGCTGATCAAGACAGCGCAGATCACTTTGAAGAATGCACTTGAGTTGATCGGGGTATCTGCTCCGGAGAAGATGTAA
- the speE gene encoding spermidine synthase, which produces MGLWFTEKQTENFGITMKVNKTLHTEQTEFQKLDMVETEEWGNMLLLDDMVMTSVKDEFVYHEMVAHIPLFTHPNPEQVLVVGGGDGGVIREVLKHPSVKKATLVDIDGKVIEYSKKYLPEIAGKLDDPRVDVQVGDGFMHIAESDNQYDVIMVDSTEPVGPAVNLFTKGFYAGISKALKEDGIFVAQSDNPWFKADLIRNVQKDVKEIFPITRLYVANIPTYPSGMWAFTLGSKKHDPLEVGEERFHDIETKYYTKELHKAAFVLPKFVGDLVK; this is translated from the coding sequence ATGGGTCTTTGGTTTACAGAAAAGCAGACAGAAAACTTTGGTATTACAATGAAAGTGAACAAGACGTTACATACAGAACAGACAGAATTCCAGAAGCTTGACATGGTTGAAACAGAAGAGTGGGGCAATATGCTTCTGCTTGATGACATGGTTATGACTTCTGTAAAAGATGAGTTCGTTTACCACGAAATGGTTGCGCATATTCCGTTGTTCACACACCCGAACCCTGAGCAGGTATTGGTAGTAGGCGGCGGCGACGGCGGTGTCATCCGTGAAGTGCTTAAGCACCCAAGCGTGAAAAAGGCGACTCTTGTCGATATCGATGGGAAAGTCATCGAGTACTCAAAGAAATACCTGCCTGAAATCGCAGGCAAGCTGGACGACCCGCGCGTCGATGTCCAGGTTGGCGACGGCTTCATGCATATCGCCGAAAGCGACAACCAGTATGATGTCATCATGGTTGACTCGACTGAACCAGTTGGCCCTGCGGTGAACCTTTTCACAAAAGGCTTTTACGCTGGAATTTCAAAGGCACTGAAGGAAGACGGAATTTTCGTTGCCCAGTCTGACAACCCATGGTTCAAGGCTGACCTGATCCGCAACGTTCAAAAGGATGTAAAGGAAATCTTTCCGATCACTCGCCTTTATGTGGCGAATATCCCGACATACCCAAGCGGAATGTGGGCATTCACACTTGGATCCAAGAAGCACGATCCGCTTGAAGTGGGCGAGGAGCGTTTCCACGACATCGAAACAAAGTACTACACGAAAGAGCTTCACAAAGCAGCTTTCGTCTTGCCTAAATTTGTTGGCGACCTTGTAAAATAA
- a CDS encoding DUF1540 domain-containing protein, translating into MKIEVKCEVENCKYWAEGDKCVADSILVVANSGKQALNERETICDTFEKM; encoded by the coding sequence ATGAAAATTGAAGTTAAATGCGAAGTAGAAAACTGCAAATACTGGGCTGAAGGCGACAAATGTGTTGCTGATTCAATCCTTGTCGTTGCGAATTCAGGAAAACAGGCACTAAATGAACGCGAAACCATTTGTGATACATTCGAAAAGATGTAA